A window of Synechococcus sp. MEDNS5 contains these coding sequences:
- a CDS encoding glycosyltransferase, with product MTERPLNLVLVSTPIGQLGSGRGGGVELTLGSVMRGLVGRGHQLSLVAPEGSRSPVMADTVQLHPCPGVDQPSWQHAHRGAPMQIPEDGVLPRLWERALDLGRQADAVLNFGYDWLPLWLTPHTPAALFHLVSMGSVSQVMDRAVAAVARWDQRRLAFHTRRQAQDFDLVAPPEVVGNGFDLSRYELQLRPSGPLGWAGRVAPEKGLEDAAAAAAALGETLRVWGFVEDQAYAQRVEADVPQGTIEWCGFKPTAELQRELGACRALLNTPKWNEAYGNVVVEALACGVPVVAYDRGGPGEIVQNGVTGWLVPPDDRDALTRATQRVGAIDRRACRGWAEQWASQDGLALRVETWIRRGLSRMDGTIV from the coding sequence ATGACGGAGCGCCCCCTGAATCTGGTGTTGGTCAGCACGCCGATCGGTCAGCTTGGCAGTGGGCGGGGCGGGGGCGTCGAGCTCACCCTTGGATCGGTGATGCGCGGCCTTGTGGGCCGCGGCCACCAGCTCTCGCTCGTGGCACCGGAGGGATCGAGGTCGCCGGTGATGGCTGACACGGTGCAGCTCCATCCGTGCCCGGGAGTGGATCAGCCGAGCTGGCAGCACGCCCACCGTGGAGCTCCGATGCAGATTCCCGAAGACGGGGTGCTCCCCCGCCTCTGGGAGCGTGCCCTGGACCTGGGCCGTCAGGCCGATGCCGTGCTCAATTTCGGTTACGACTGGCTTCCTCTGTGGCTGACGCCCCACACCCCAGCGGCCCTGTTTCATCTGGTGAGCATGGGGTCGGTCTCGCAGGTGATGGATCGTGCCGTGGCTGCGGTGGCTCGCTGGGATCAGCGCAGACTGGCCTTTCACACCCGCCGTCAGGCCCAGGATTTCGACCTGGTGGCTCCGCCTGAGGTGGTGGGCAACGGCTTCGATCTGTCTCGCTACGAGCTACAGCTCAGACCATCGGGTCCCTTGGGATGGGCCGGTCGGGTCGCACCGGAAAAGGGACTGGAGGATGCGGCGGCCGCGGCTGCGGCCCTTGGGGAAACGCTGCGGGTTTGGGGCTTTGTGGAAGACCAGGCCTATGCCCAGCGGGTGGAGGCGGATGTGCCGCAGGGCACGATCGAGTGGTGCGGCTTCAAGCCCACGGCCGAGCTCCAGAGGGAGCTTGGGGCATGTCGGGCGCTCCTGAACACGCCCAAATGGAATGAGGCTTACGGGAATGTGGTGGTGGAGGCTCTGGCCTGTGGCGTGCCAGTGGTGGCTTACGACCGCGGAGGTCCTGGGGAGATCGTTCAAAACGGAGTCACGGGCTGGCTCGTTCCCCCCGATGACCGCGACGCCCTGACCCGAGCCACGCAGCGTGTAGGTGCCATCGATCGGCGGGCCTGCCGTGGCTGGGCGGAACAGTGGGCGAGTCAGGACGGTCTGGCCTTGCGCGTCGAGACCTGGATCCGCAGGGGGTTGTCTCGGATGGATGGCACGATCGTCTGA
- a CDS encoding glycosyltransferase family 39 protein yields the protein MTGDRLHTTELTPLVRRSGLWCIFVLAVVIFTWQLGSTGLVDETPPLFAASGRAMAETGDWLTPRVNGLPRFDKPPLVYWLMGLSYSLPGSAAWDPLGTWAARLPSALASMASMLMVGDTLLRYPLAGDANPRRTAVAGALAFALSPLVLIWSRTAVSDALLSGTLSLSLLCHWRCYASGSTRRWWLAWVLLALAVLTKGPVAVVLTGITLSLYALIRRDLSGLCRLLRPIPGLLITAALSLPWYVAELVVEGQPFWDSFFGYHNLQRLTSVVNDHLQPWWFFGPVLVVASLPFTPLLLLGLARCLAAFRGEGSRLQLPARQSLRDFAGCWVLSLLILFTLAATKLPSYWLPATPAAALLIALTAQAPSLKRRPLLVWMWSLTLLLTAVLAAGLWVSPLWIPLIQDPEMPTLPTELLASGLVFRAAVCFTVAALLGLFSLLRTIDGRLLAVQGPLVVFQLVALLPMIELGDRVRQLPVREVAETVVSQRRSGEPVAMIGVLKPSLHFYTRQVVLYEGKSKSALVNLVDRLSREERQGFQGIPLSDADSSDTVLVVIDGRTAAREHWQDLAPEILGRSGIYSLWRVDRSRLEQRAAALQRRGVALTWRDPRPERY from the coding sequence ATGACAGGGGATCGGCTTCACACGACTGAGCTCACGCCGCTGGTGCGGCGCAGCGGGCTCTGGTGCATTTTCGTTCTGGCTGTGGTGATCTTCACCTGGCAGCTGGGAAGTACTGGATTGGTGGATGAAACGCCACCTCTCTTCGCTGCCTCAGGCAGGGCGATGGCGGAAACCGGCGACTGGTTGACCCCCCGGGTGAATGGCCTGCCGCGCTTCGACAAGCCGCCTTTGGTGTATTGGCTGATGGGGCTGAGCTACAGCCTGCCGGGGTCGGCGGCATGGGACCCCCTTGGCACCTGGGCTGCGCGCCTGCCTTCGGCCCTGGCGTCGATGGCCTCGATGCTGATGGTGGGTGACACGCTGCTTCGCTATCCGCTGGCAGGCGATGCCAACCCACGGCGGACGGCGGTGGCTGGAGCGCTGGCCTTCGCCCTCTCCCCTCTGGTGCTGATCTGGAGCCGTACCGCAGTGAGCGACGCCTTGCTCAGCGGCACCCTGAGTCTCAGCCTGCTCTGCCATTGGCGCTGCTACGCGAGTGGATCCACGCGGCGCTGGTGGCTGGCCTGGGTGCTGCTGGCCCTTGCGGTGCTCACCAAGGGGCCCGTGGCGGTGGTGCTCACCGGAATCACCCTGAGCCTCTATGCCCTGATTCGCAGGGATCTCTCCGGTCTGTGCCGGCTCCTTCGCCCCATCCCTGGCTTGCTGATCACAGCCGCGCTCAGCCTGCCCTGGTACGTGGCCGAGCTGGTGGTGGAGGGCCAGCCGTTCTGGGACAGCTTCTTTGGCTATCACAACCTCCAACGCCTCACGAGCGTGGTGAATGATCACCTCCAGCCCTGGTGGTTCTTTGGTCCGGTGCTTGTGGTGGCGTCTCTCCCGTTCACGCCGCTGCTCCTGCTTGGCCTTGCACGCTGCCTGGCCGCGTTTCGGGGCGAGGGATCGCGTCTGCAGCTCCCAGCTCGCCAGAGCCTCCGCGATTTCGCTGGTTGCTGGGTGTTGTCGTTGCTGATTCTGTTCACCCTGGCGGCAACCAAACTTCCCAGTTACTGGTTGCCGGCCACCCCAGCCGCTGCCCTGTTGATCGCCCTGACGGCCCAGGCCCCCTCGCTCAAGCGACGTCCACTGCTGGTGTGGATGTGGAGCCTCACCTTGCTGCTCACCGCAGTGCTTGCGGCTGGTCTCTGGGTGTCGCCCCTCTGGATTCCCCTGATCCAGGACCCGGAGATGCCCACCCTTCCCACTGAGCTTCTGGCCAGTGGTCTGGTGTTCAGGGCCGCTGTCTGTTTCACGGTGGCGGCCTTGCTTGGCCTGTTCAGCCTGTTGCGGACCATCGATGGTCGCCTGCTTGCGGTGCAGGGGCCCCTGGTGGTGTTTCAGCTCGTTGCGCTTCTGCCGATGATCGAACTCGGTGACCGGGTACGGCAGCTTCCCGTCCGGGAGGTGGCTGAAACGGTGGTGAGTCAACGGCGATCCGGGGAGCCCGTGGCGATGATCGGCGTTCTCAAACCCTCACTGCATTTCTATACCCGACAGGTGGTGCTGTACGAGGGCAAGTCGAAGTCGGCGCTGGTCAATTTGGTGGATCGACTCAGCCGCGAGGAGCGCCAGGGATTTCAAGGCATCCCCCTTAGCGATGCCGACAGCTCGGACACGGTGCTGGTGGTGATTGATGGACGCACCGCCGCGCGTGAGCACTGGCAGGATTTGGCTCCTGAGATCTTGGGCCGATCGGGCATCTATTCGCTCTGGCGTGTAGATCGCAGCCGTCTGGAGCAGCGGGCTGCAGCTCTTCAGCGGCGTGGTGTTGCCCTGACCTGGCGGGATCCAAGGCCAGAGCGTTACTGA